A genomic stretch from Sardina pilchardus unplaced genomic scaffold, fSarPil1.1 HAP1_SCAFFOLD_290, whole genome shotgun sequence includes:
- the LOC134074316 gene encoding leucine-rich repeat-containing protein 17-like, translating to MGFFRVLAVLLVLLVLGGAERRRGGDGRRGLVRGRGRARAVKRLAEECKEYVEAGEKYLDCQDRGLTSVPPDWPADTQHLLLARNHLQVLRDGTFSHLPRLRSLDLQQNRISRVEDGAFAGLDQLHSLLLQNNRLSALSEEPLTSLPRPALPASL from the coding sequence ATGGGGTTCTTCCGGGTTCTTgcggtgctgctggtgctgctggtgctgggcggagccgagaggaggaggggcggaGACGGGAGGCGTGGCCTGGTGAGGGGGCGTGGCCGAGCGCGCGCTGTGAAGCGATTGGCCGAGGAGTGTAAGGAGTACGTGGAGGCGGGCGAGAAGTACCTGGACTGTCAGGACCGCGGCCTCACCTCCGTCCCCCCCGACTGGCCCGCGGACACGCAGCACCTGCTGCTCGCTCGGAACCACCTGCAGGTGCTGCGCGACGGAACCTTCAGCCACCTGCCGCGGCTGCGCTCCCTGGACCTGCAGCAGAACCGCATCTCCCGCGTGGAGGACGGCGCCTTCGCCGGGCTCGACCAGCTGCActcgctgctgctgcagaaCAACCGTCTGAGCGCGCTCAGTGAGGAGCCGCTCACCTCGCTGCCGCGCCCTGCGCTACCTGCGTCTCTATAG